From a single Pararge aegeria chromosome 16, ilParAegt1.1, whole genome shotgun sequence genomic region:
- the LOC120630665 gene encoding MAPK regulated corepressor interacting protein 2, with amino-acid sequence MYTVSKGPSKIVAKTRRGLSQNLERLDSRKDYNRKSSESDNGEIISMPKPVFHSNGKKTVHQRIQHNVITPQHEEIIRYISETWTQTANGDSEPSTPTSTIGSGSSSPAPPTNLYYQDDAPSSVLHDFKPFDLETWWGKRLFQNITSSL; translated from the exons atgtatacagTCTCCAAAGGACCCAGCAAGATTGTCGCGAAAACTCGTAGAG GTCTCTCACAGAATCTAGAAAGGTTAGACAGCCGTAAAGACTACAACAGGAAATCTTCAGAGTCTGACAATGGAGAAATAATCAG CATGCCAAAACCAGTATTCCATTCCAATGGTAAAAAGACAGTGCACCAAAGAATACAGCACAATGTAATAACTCCACAACACGAAGAAATAATCAGATATATCAGTGAAA CTTGGACACAAACAGCAAATGGAGACAGTGAGCCCTCCACACCTACAAGCACAATTG GATCCGGTAGTTCCTCCCCTGCGCCCCCCACAAACCTTTACTACCAGGATGATGCGCCCAGCTCCGTCCTACACGACTTCAAGCCGTTTGACCTTGAAACCTGGTGGGGCAAGCGGCTCTTCCAGAACATCACAAGCTCGCTCTGA
- the LOC120630644 gene encoding uncharacterized protein LOC120630644: MSISSVGVKPHVPVNTTAKKHGYTFPDSSKACRLSNKAAIASKKKIESKAFANGLKNARGLLNYLEQSFEKSCQYEDQLLRCRSAHNHSHNSKDWCSSVGSTTRQSGSFSNKASQTRSSTNVTESWSTMSIACLQYQYNELSKRYEMLLRAYDERCNSISSQDGAFLKLHKRLKELYVELTHVHKCLLIIGEKYLDLKYKRFTQKVWYEERIESLKCASKAVLLTAERARRDLDDQLSRCLACEHDTAVTLLLEKIRKCNLLYLENLRLKSRVDEAI, encoded by the exons ATGTCCATCAgcagcgtaggtgttaagcctcatgtgcctgttaatACTACCGCCAAAAAGCATGGCTATACTTTCCCGGACAGCTCGAAGGCCTGTAGGctcagcaataaggccgccattgCAAGT aaaaaaaagattgaaaGTAAAGCATTCGCGAATGGTCTCAAAAATGCTCGCGGCTTGCTGAACTATCTTGAGCAAAGTTTCGAGAAATCCTGCCAATACGAGGACCAATTGCTGAGATGTAGATCAGCTCACAACCACTCTCACAACTCGAAAGACTGGTGCAGCAGTGTTGGATCGACCACTCGGCAATCTGGATCGTTTTCTAATAAAG CCTCCCAAACTAGAAGTTCGACGAATGTAACAGAATCTTGGTCTACAATGAGCATAGCTTGCCTGCAGTATCA ATACAACGAATTATCCAAACGATATGAAATGTTACTAAGAGCATACGATGAACGGTGCAATTCGATAAGTTCTCAAGATGGTGCGTTTCTCAAACTGCACAAACGTTTAAAAGAATTGTATGTCGAACTTACTCACGTGCATAAGTGTCTGCTAATTATCGGGGAGAAGTATTTGGATCTCAAATACAAGCGATTTACGCAG AAAGTGTGGTATGAAGAGAGAATAGAAAGTTTAAAGTGCGCATCAAAAGCTGTTCTCCTCACCGCGGAAAGAGCTCGTCGAGATTTGGATGACCAGCTTTCCCGCTGCCTAGCTTGCGAGCATGATACTGCTGTTACTTTGCTGCTTGAAAAA ATTAGAAAATGCAACCTTCTTTACCTGGAAAACCTACGATTGAAATCCAGAGTCGATGAAgctatttga
- the LOC120630722 gene encoding uncharacterized protein LOC120630722 isoform X1 yields MEDLCVIINGSVLYYEEFAVDVDLVNSPYNNMTSPLESAFKSRAAEFGIISGILIAFLINLVMSFEYETMKRKVKIKIESENLLQKSLILLILLLSLPLVVAFLIGASLYKFLCSIIIKRRDKHFAGFLDSFDVFWSLEDDATKSIINVLGIIESQSSQELIEHIKEKLQSIVQNNDTEKLFYRRSEEYGFYYWRKCCYIDSSKYVRVIDVSNVINLSVSDLEEIMTEVSYQPLPFNDEGLFQILVTNQKIKNNDKGNSEYGIIFRIHHAVGDGVALIEFLCQTLADGKDDELITFCMPETYNVSSKKTGADYLNMITKLCEIPGCLIDGILREPDKSSLHGPPLTGKKFYKWVESNDNLFQMVKDIKENVEEANFSDILATALSSGFRDYFRKEIHPAPNNIAVILPIRFPAVKNGRVKLENNFTVSILDLPLGGDLKEIRRRFNRLRNSSDPLTNYYILKLCSVFPKEILTPMFNSNQATMVFSNLPGPKVLRICGGDLKSLVFFVPNKGNTGLGITALCYDGVLRLGAMADSALVSSPDELGIILDGMVKEIRSLHDKYVN; encoded by the exons ATGGAAGATTTATGTGTTATTATTAATGGTTCTGTGCTATATTATGAGGAATTTGCTGTAGATGTAGATTTAGTCAATTCGCCATACAATAATATGACGTCCCCgttagaaagtgcatttaaatCAAGAGCAGCTGAATTTGGTATTATTAGTGGCATACTGATTGCGTTTCTTATAAATTTAGTTATGAGTTTTGAA TATGAAACTATGAAAAGGaaagtaaaaatcaaaattgaaaGCGAAAACTTGCtgcaaaaatctttaatattattaattttattattaagtttgccGTTAGTTGTAGCGTTTCTCATCGGAGCATCTTTGTACAAATTCCTGTgttctataattataaaaagacgTGATAAACATTTTGCGGGATTTCTTGATAGTTTTGATGTTTTTTGGAGTTTAGAAGATGATGCGACTAAAAGTATCATTAATGTGTTGGGAATAATAGAATCACAATCATCTCAAGAATTAATAGAGcacataaaggaaaaattacaAAGCATCGTCCAAAACAATGACACCGAAAAGTTGTTTTATAGAAGAAGTGAAGAATATGGGTTTTACTATTGGAGAAAATGTTGCTATATTGACAGTAGTAAATATGTTCGTGTAATTGATGTATCAAATGTTATTAACCTTAGCGTATCAGATTTAGAAGAGATCATGACTGAAGTGTCATATCAGCCACTACCTTTTAACGATGAAGGCCTATTTCAAATACTAGTGACTAATCAAAAGATAAAGAACAATGATAAAGGAAATAGTGAATATGGTATTATATTTAGAATACATCACGCTGTAGGTGATGGAGTTGCACTTATAGAGTTCTTATGTCAAACATTAGCAGATGGTAAAGATGACGAACTTATAACTTTCTGTATGCCAGAAACTTATAACGTTAGTAGTAAAAAAACAGGTGCTGATTACTTAAACATGATAACAAAACTGTGCGAAATACCTGGATGTTTAATAGATGGAATTTTGAGAGAGCCTGATAAAAGTAGTTTACATGGGCCTCCTTTAACTGGAAAGAAGTTTTACAAATGGGTTGAAtcaaatgataatttatttcaaatggtAAAAGACATAAAGGAGAATGTAGAAGAAGCAAATTTTTCTGATATTTTAGCAACTGCTTTATCTTCAGGCTTTCGAGACTATTTTAGAAAG GAAATACATCCAGCCCCTAACAATATAGCTGTCATATTGCCAATAAGATTTCCTGCGGTTAAAAATGGTAGAGTAAAATTGGAGAATAATTTTACCGTCAGTATACTTGATTTGCCATTAGGGGGAGACTTAAAGGAAATAAGGCGACGTTTTAATCGGCTACGAAACAGTTCTGACCCTCTG ACCAATTACTATATCCTGAAGTTATGCAGCGTTTTCCCGAAGGAAATACTGACGCCTATGTTTAATAGTAACCAGGCCACTATGGTGTTTAGCAATTTACCGGGACCCAAAGTGTTACGTATTTGTGGTGGAGATCTGAAGTCCTTAGTATTCTTTGTGCCGAATAAAGGAAATACAG GTTTAGGAATAACGGCTCTGTGTTATGATGGAGTGCTCAGGTTAGGCGCTATGGCTGATTCTGCACTAGTATCCAGTCCAGACGAACTAGGTATAATTTTAGATGGAATGGTTAAAGAAATAAGAAGTTTACACgacaaatatgtaaattaa
- the LOC120630722 gene encoding uncharacterized protein LOC120630722 isoform X2 yields MKRKVKIKIESENLLQKSLILLILLLSLPLVVAFLIGASLYKFLCSIIIKRRDKHFAGFLDSFDVFWSLEDDATKSIINVLGIIESQSSQELIEHIKEKLQSIVQNNDTEKLFYRRSEEYGFYYWRKCCYIDSSKYVRVIDVSNVINLSVSDLEEIMTEVSYQPLPFNDEGLFQILVTNQKIKNNDKGNSEYGIIFRIHHAVGDGVALIEFLCQTLADGKDDELITFCMPETYNVSSKKTGADYLNMITKLCEIPGCLIDGILREPDKSSLHGPPLTGKKFYKWVESNDNLFQMVKDIKENVEEANFSDILATALSSGFRDYFRKEIHPAPNNIAVILPIRFPAVKNGRVKLENNFTVSILDLPLGGDLKEIRRRFNRLRNSSDPLTNYYILKLCSVFPKEILTPMFNSNQATMVFSNLPGPKVLRICGGDLKSLVFFVPNKGNTGLGITALCYDGVLRLGAMADSALVSSPDELGIILDGMVKEIRSLHDKYVN; encoded by the exons ATGAAAAGGaaagtaaaaatcaaaattgaaaGCGAAAACTTGCtgcaaaaatctttaatattattaattttattattaagtttgccGTTAGTTGTAGCGTTTCTCATCGGAGCATCTTTGTACAAATTCCTGTgttctataattataaaaagacgTGATAAACATTTTGCGGGATTTCTTGATAGTTTTGATGTTTTTTGGAGTTTAGAAGATGATGCGACTAAAAGTATCATTAATGTGTTGGGAATAATAGAATCACAATCATCTCAAGAATTAATAGAGcacataaaggaaaaattacaAAGCATCGTCCAAAACAATGACACCGAAAAGTTGTTTTATAGAAGAAGTGAAGAATATGGGTTTTACTATTGGAGAAAATGTTGCTATATTGACAGTAGTAAATATGTTCGTGTAATTGATGTATCAAATGTTATTAACCTTAGCGTATCAGATTTAGAAGAGATCATGACTGAAGTGTCATATCAGCCACTACCTTTTAACGATGAAGGCCTATTTCAAATACTAGTGACTAATCAAAAGATAAAGAACAATGATAAAGGAAATAGTGAATATGGTATTATATTTAGAATACATCACGCTGTAGGTGATGGAGTTGCACTTATAGAGTTCTTATGTCAAACATTAGCAGATGGTAAAGATGACGAACTTATAACTTTCTGTATGCCAGAAACTTATAACGTTAGTAGTAAAAAAACAGGTGCTGATTACTTAAACATGATAACAAAACTGTGCGAAATACCTGGATGTTTAATAGATGGAATTTTGAGAGAGCCTGATAAAAGTAGTTTACATGGGCCTCCTTTAACTGGAAAGAAGTTTTACAAATGGGTTGAAtcaaatgataatttatttcaaatggtAAAAGACATAAAGGAGAATGTAGAAGAAGCAAATTTTTCTGATATTTTAGCAACTGCTTTATCTTCAGGCTTTCGAGACTATTTTAGAAAG GAAATACATCCAGCCCCTAACAATATAGCTGTCATATTGCCAATAAGATTTCCTGCGGTTAAAAATGGTAGAGTAAAATTGGAGAATAATTTTACCGTCAGTATACTTGATTTGCCATTAGGGGGAGACTTAAAGGAAATAAGGCGACGTTTTAATCGGCTACGAAACAGTTCTGACCCTCTG ACCAATTACTATATCCTGAAGTTATGCAGCGTTTTCCCGAAGGAAATACTGACGCCTATGTTTAATAGTAACCAGGCCACTATGGTGTTTAGCAATTTACCGGGACCCAAAGTGTTACGTATTTGTGGTGGAGATCTGAAGTCCTTAGTATTCTTTGTGCCGAATAAAGGAAATACAG GTTTAGGAATAACGGCTCTGTGTTATGATGGAGTGCTCAGGTTAGGCGCTATGGCTGATTCTGCACTAGTATCCAGTCCAGACGAACTAGGTATAATTTTAGATGGAATGGTTAAAGAAATAAGAAGTTTACACgacaaatatgtaaattaa